The sequence below is a genomic window from Barrientosiimonas humi.
GTCATCCGGGTGCGGCAGTCGATCTCGCCGGGGCGCTCGCCGCTGCGGCCGAGCGCGACCCGGTCGCGCAGCAGCAGCCGCCCGGTCTGCTCGACCTGCACGTGCATGGTGCGCTCGACGCGCGCCCCCTCGGCCACCACCAGCGGTTCGCCGTGCCACACCAGCGTCGAGCCGGCACCCACGGCGACCGAGACGTCCCAGTGCGCCGGCTCGCCCCGCCCGTCGTAGGCCACGGTCCCGGCCACGTCGACCAGCTCCAGGGTCGCGCCGTCCTCGACCCGCAGGTCCAGGCTGACCCGGTCGCCACCCAGCAGGGTCGCACCGGTCGCCACCAGCGCGACCCGGGCGGTCCCGGCAGGCGATCGCAGCAGCCGCGGGGAGAGCAGCCCGCCGCGCAGCCGCACCCGCGGTCGCGCGCCGCAGCCGGCGACGTGGACCTGGGTCATGCGTGACGGTGACCCTGCACGAGCGCGTCCTCGTCGCGGGAGTGCGAGTGCGGCGCCATCGGGCCCGGGTCGCTGGGCACCAGTGCGCCACGACGGAACTCGGCGTACGTCCGGCGCACCCAGTCCGCCAGCTCACCGACCGACGCCGGGTCGCGCCGGGACAGCCCCACCACCGGTCGGCCGTCGCGAGCGGCGCGGCCCTGGTCGACCATCAGCTCGGCGTCGACGTCGACGTGCGGGGCCAGGTCGGTCTTGTTGACGACGAGCAGGTCTGCCCGGGCGATGCCGGGGCCGCCCTTGCGCACCACGTCGCCGCCGCCCGCGACGTCGAGCACGAACAGCTGGGCGTCGACGAGCGCCGGCGAGAAGGTGGCGGTGAGGTTGTCGCCGCCGGACTCCACGAGCACCACGTCGAGCGGACCGTGGTCGGCCTCCAGGTCCTCGACGGCGATGGCGTTGGCCGTGATGTCGTCACGGATGGCGGTGTGCGGGCAGGCGCCCGTCTCGACCGCCCGGATGCGGTCGGGCTCGAGCACGCCTGTGGCGCGGAGCATCTCGGCGTCCTCCTGCGTGTAGATGTCGTTGGTCACGACGCCGAGGCGCAGCTCGTCCGAGAGCGCTCGGCACAGCGTGCCGATGAGTGACGACTTGCCGGTCCCGACGGGTCCGGCGACGCCGAGACGCATGGCGCGGGTG
It includes:
- the ureG gene encoding urease accessory protein UreG, with translation MPEPTRAMRLGVAGPVGTGKSSLIGTLCRALSDELRLGVVTNDIYTQEDAEMLRATGVLEPDRIRAVETGACPHTAIRDDITANAIAVEDLEADHGPLDVVLVESGGDNLTATFSPALVDAQLFVLDVAGGGDVVRKGGPGIARADLLVVNKTDLAPHVDVDAELMVDQGRAARDGRPVVGLSRRDPASVGELADWVRRTYAEFRRGALVPSDPGPMAPHSHSRDEDALVQGHRHA
- a CDS encoding urease accessory protein UreD, with amino-acid sequence MTQVHVAGCGARPRVRLRGGLLSPRLLRSPAGTARVALVATGATLLGGDRVSLDLRVEDGATLELVDVAGTVAYDGRGEPAHWDVSVAVGAGSTLVWHGEPLVVAEGARVERTMHVQVEQTGRLLLRDRVALGRSGERPGEIDCRTRMTLAGQPALVEDLTLDAESCLLPGMLAGARVVDTVTALGWRPAQTVPAGATAPGPTTPSATAPGPTTPGATAPGHAGPACFSLAATGAYARELVDQAHRSRLSGIWDAWRGELRAAGD